In Cucurbita pepo subsp. pepo cultivar mu-cu-16 unplaced genomic scaffold, ASM280686v2 Cp4.1_scaffold000196, whole genome shotgun sequence, the genomic window GGTGACCTTCTGGACTAAATTATATGTGCAATACTTTTCGACACACAACCCACACGTGTGAGTGTGAATTACCAGGCAGATCGCACCCCCCTAAGTGTCATGCTCGACATgttcaccatcatcatcatagcgTACACGTTCGTACTCAACATCgtataagttttattaatttcaaaatgtcTCATCAAGCCACCCTCATGTGCTTATTCTACCAGCAAATCTCTAGGACAATTAGGAATACAAAGCTTACTTTTCTTAAATAGAAATTCATAAATCACATAATAATTATCCACCATCTTTTTCCCAAGATAAAATGCATAAATAGTTATAAAGACTTTATCATCTCtatataattctttaataGGCTCAAATCCAAGAATTCTTGCCctaagagaataaaaaaattatacgtTCTTAATAATGTATCAGCTACCATATTATCCTTATATtgcttatattttttatgacatatgaaaatgtttcaataaactCAACCCACTTTGCATGCTTAGAGTTCAGTTTGCTTAAGATACTTCAAACTTTCATGATTAAGAACGGATCTCTAGACCTTTCACCCTTAAGAGTGGATCACAAACTCTCTAGACCTTTAAGTAGTGTTGCTACACCTCCAATGCACGAATTAAAGCAAACAATTATTTATCATAGGCAGAATAGTTCAATGCTGcctcatttaattttattttactaaaatacattaatggaTTTCCATCTTGCATCACAACATCATCTATGCCCAAACCACTTGCCTCacactcaatttcaaaagttttattaaagtTAGGAAGACAAGTAATGGTGTATTGGTGAATTTCTTCTTAAGCCCATTGAATACACTCTTGCACTTTTCCCATTTATAAGCAACATTCTTTCTTAACGGTGCAGTTATGGTgctaaaatcttttataaatcttCTGTAGAAGCTAGCTAACCCATGAAAACTCCGAACTTCACTTGCATTTTATGGTTTTGGTCAATCTCTAATTGTTTTAACTTTCTCTTCATCTACTTCTACTCCATTTCTCTTCATTCCAACACAAACTCCAGTTGcaaaatatgctcgagatattcttactctTGTATGATTGAAGATACTTAATCTTCAATTACCGCTTATTATAGATACCATATTTTATCCTTTGTTATAAgtaaatatctaaataaatatttatctttCATGACGGCTTACCATacattttttaccttttattataggcaaatatcttATATCTATTGATTGCTCTTTCCATTTACTTCGTAATTTATTggataattataaatagagaatttcaaTTTACGTAGGGTGGctctagcaaatattctcacaTGAGTTTTTGTTTAGGCACGGACAGCTAAGTAACATAAGTCTAACATAAGTCAAATTAAGCCGGataaatgttattttcatttatcatTGATCATCTATGCCCATTagaattttgtgtttttcttaCATACTGTAAAAAACTCTTAACATACTCGATGAGTTTCATGGTGgcaaaaaaatttaggatcaaaACTATAAAACACGTAACAGCCAAATTGAACTAATTTTTCCAAAGTAATtaacataaaatcaaaacataaCAAAGTTAGAGAAGTTAAGAAAACAACCAAGATTACCCAAAACCTCTCTAAAAGGTTTTAAACATAAACACCTATCCCAATTGTAATACCCCTAAAGTAAGATTAAACAAACTCAAATAAGTTTAAGGCATAAGGTTTAATGgattcaagaagaaattaagagaCCCAAGTATGGATAAGGAGTCTAAGTACATGATTTCAATACCCTAACAGAGAATTTATAAGGGGTAATGTTTTTTGGAAAAGGattggaaatgaaaagaaaaaaacataatgaaaaaaaaaaaaaaaaagtatttttctaatttttaaggAATTTCCCTgctttttgagaaaaaatttcaacatatGGAAAAAATTACTAATAGGGATAaggaatttttagaaaaagttaatttaaaaaaaaatatatataaaataatcaaattactaaaatacccttaaaattcAAGAGAATATCAAGATTCGGCAGCTTAGAAAGTCGATCAAATTCTGTAATCTAACTTTTAGATCGagctaaaattttatatttcaagaaGACTCGAGGTACTTGAGATCCAACGGCTAGACTTCAAATCTAAGGTCGGTGATGCCCTCGTTGGAGTAGATTTTTCCGACGAACATTCTAtaaatttcaagtttaaaattaGGTCGGTTTTGAATGACTCAGGGTCGGTTCAAGCTTAAATTATAAGTATGAAGTTCTGAATTTTCATTTGGAATAAGAAATAAGTCGTGGAGAGTCATTAAACTCGAGTTACAAACATTTCATTTAGGGTTTCTCTTCCCCgaatttcttctaaatttgaaaGCTACAAGtaactattttctttcaaactaGTTTCTACACATTCTAAATAAGCTCCCAACAAGTTTGATAAAGGATTTGGGAGCTAAAAATGTCGGGAAACTCATTCCCCTCATTCAAACATTCATCACCGTCGAGGAAAGAAGATGTAAAAATCCAATTGGAACCTAAGGCTAAGTCATCCCTCCAAAAGATGTTAAAAGCTCTAGAATTGGGtgcatgataaaaaaaatttgtggttCACAAAGGGTATGAAACCAACCTCTCCATCTTCCTTGCAACACTATCTCGAagttccatgaagaaatcgaggagAGAAAGCAATGGTAGAGAGCAGGAGAGACTGAGTTTCAGGGCAGGGCGCACATGCCCACGTGAACTTCTTCCCTTGTATtggggaagaagatgatgtgGCCAATTCAATCGTATCTCAAACCTAACCCAACCTTAgtttttctcaaattaaacCCAATCGAGATTTGCTCTCAAAAAATTGATTATGGTTCCAGAATCTAGACTCAAGGATGGAtctatcaaagaaaatttggagtcATTCGAATACTGAAAGCTCGAGAATGGAGGTCCTGAACGTCAACGTCGAGGTAAGTAATCATCTTGAAAGtatcttaagaaatacttgtaggaattgTTTAGATTTCATTATGAACTTTAGGTTAAGCATGAATTAAgggaatatgaaagaaaatactaCGAACTATGGGTTAAGACCCCAAACCGAGCTATTTGCTAGGAGTtcaagtaatattaaaataaccaACCAACGAACTACACTGCCCAAGTAATTTTAATGCtagatataatataaaattttaaggttataTATGATTTGGTTGTCAGGATAAGCATAAATAGGTAAACCAAGTAACGATGTCAAATGACTAGAATGCCCTTATGTTAAATTACCTCCGATTCGTGGCCTAAATGAACTCCAAATATGATTAAACTTTACAAGAGATCTTATTTCATGgttcttaaatatcatataaagtttcaaattcaTTGGAGCACGTTTAGAcactaaaccaagaattaTTGGTAAAAATGACCTATACTACCCTGAAATCTTTAAGGTATCAAGGCTCCTTCCAAATGACTCAAGGATTTAAGAAAGACCTATTTATAAGGACATAAAATTTTACTCATGATTTGAACGTGTTTAGAAGAAGTTAAGAGCCTAAACCGAATAAGTGGGGTAAATGACAAGACCCTACCGATTTCTCAaggttataagaaatttacATATGACCTTGACAAGGACTATACAAGATCTCAAAAGTACTAGAACATGCTAAGGAATAAGCCAAGGACTATACAAGATCTCAAAAGTTCTAGAACATGCTAAGGTATAAGCCAAGGCTTGTGGGAAAGGACTAAGTCACCGCTAATGACCCTTAACCAAGATTAAAGATCCTCTTGGAACTTTGGGTATAAATTTTTAGACTAACCACTTGGAAGGCATAAAGTCCTAAGAATAATTCAAACTATGCCACTTAGAACATATGAAACCTTGGACATAGATTTTTAAGCTGCATcacttggaacgtaagaagccttggatgctAGATTCTGACTAGCACACTTGGAACATATGAAGTATTGGGCATAGGCATTTAGACTATGTCGTTTGGAATGTAACAAGCCTTTGGCATAGGTTTTTAGACTGCGTCTCTTGGAATGTAAGAAAGCTTAGACGCATGTTTCAGACTATACCGCTTAAAACATAAGAAGCTTTCGGTGTGTGTATCAGACTATATCGCAAGGAATACATGAAGCCCTAGATGTAGGTTCAAACTACATGTTTGGAACACAAAAGGCCTTGGACATAGGTTCATattgtgtcgcttggaacacAAGAAGCTTTGGACATAGGTTTTTCACGTTCATGACTTATATTGTAAATCCTAAGGGAGAGTCTTAGGGAACAAAATGAGAACCGAACACAACAAAAACTACGGAAAGAACCAAAACCAAGATTAAAATTcagaacaataataataattaaaacatagaTCCAAGTTTTCAAGACtaaaaactcaaaatcttAGAATTAAGGTCCTTCAAGATTAAGAACTCAAAACTTCAAAACTCAAGATGAAGGTCCACGAGCTAGATCCTAACAAGAACTCATAACTCAAGTACATAATTAAAGATCTAAATGTTCCAGTCTAGAACAAGAACTAGTCAAGAAAGTGTGTAGTACCCTCCCATATTCTAAGAatacgattaagagcctacgaATAGTTTACTTACCAAGTCTTTTTACCAATTCAagttttctcatatttttccGTTGACAAAAAGGAGTTGGTCGAGGATGTACACAAATCTAGAGCAAGTGTCATACAAATCTAGAGCAAGTGTACCAATTCTATcggtttttttctctttttaattgTGTAATATAAAACTGTTGTGGTCTTCTCTTTTTTAGGGAAACTATAAATGGAATAAAACGGTGGCTTTACAATATTCGGAGGgccattttcacttttttttgtggttcattttttaaaattatgacattttctctctaaattaatttttaaaatattaaacatgaTGGAAACCATAGTGCCTTACAtgttattataaacaaaagaaaaataaaagtgttgcctatacttttacttttctagaatgagaatcaaatttttattcctttttgaTGTGTATGTGAGGatcaaagaataaaattattccCTTAAAACCCTTTTTGgttggaatatatatatttttaataaacatcaaggaggaaaaaaaaaaaatgaaaagatttgtCCATgtgataatgaaaaaataattagactGATGTGTATTTACATATATTTGAATACTACACTACTAATCGTCGTGGTGTTCGTCGTTAATTTCTCTGAAGAAGGGGTCGAGGAGGAGGTCGGCAGCGGAGGGCCGAGCTTGAGATTGAGCAAGACACTTATCTATGAAAGCCTTGACCTCATGGTTCTTGACCTTGGCAAGGGCCAGTGGCTTAATACCGGAGGACACTTTCTTGTAGATTTTGGCAACATTGTCACATTCACTATAAGGGATTTCCAAAGTGACCAATTCAAGCAAACACATTCCAAATGAATATATATCCACAAGCTCAGTGTAATGCTCTTCATATAGCTCAGGTGCCATGAACTCTGGCGTCCCAAGCACTGAATGAGCTGAGTGATTCTTTCTCACCGTTGCAGCCAAGCCCAAGTCACCAATTTTCACCTGCCCGACATTGCCATTGACAAAGAGGTTGCTACAATTCAAGTCCCTATGAATAACACAAGGCTCACGAGTATGCAAATAGTGCAAACCCTTGAGAATTTGCTTGGACCATTTCTTCAAAGCCTTCAAAGACACTTGCCTGTGCTTCTTCCTATACTCTCTAAGGTTCCCACTTGTACAAACCTCGGTAATGAAATTTAGTGTTCCATGAGCTTTGTCGAGCCATACATCGTACAAGGCAATGATGTTGTTGTTCTTTAAGGTTCTTAACAATGTCACTTCTGAGTATAACCTATCAATCATTGATGGATCATTTGAAAAGCTTCTTAGTTTCACTTGGTTCCAAGCTACCTCAAttccttcttcttgatcaaatCCTCTATATACTTTCTTCACCGCACCTGAGCCGAGAAGCTCGCCGTATCGCCCATATCGACCCGTTGGATTCACTTCTACAAACGCCTCGGAGTCCTTCTCTGATGAATCTTTCATTACACTAGgcatcttaaaaaaaaaaaaaaaaaaaaaaatgatgaattgGAACAAatattgatgaaattaaaagaaccCAGATCAGAATTCGACCTAGAAAGcgaaatttgatatgaaaaacaagaattgGGAGGGGTTTTATTGATTAAAgaaatggaatttttttatgtttttacaaaaagaatgcaataaaaatggaaaagagaaataaagagTGGGAAAATTACGTACCATAAAGCAGAAATAATTGATGAATTGAGGCAAAACTGGAGAGAAGAGACTGCAAATTGAAGGGAAAGTGAAAGTAAGGTGGGAGAGATGAAGAGATCTGAATTGGGGTATTTATAGGGCGTTGAAAATGTAGGGTTGGTGGGtttacttcaaaattatttttattttccattataattttaattcctttttggtttttaattaataattaacgTAACTGATTCAAGAGAAGATGATGGATTTCTAGAAggaaaaatagttaatttcaACAtggatttgaatttaattaattgccTTTCCCttctagaaaaataaaaatcaaattaaataaatatatagtaaatacGTACCTTACTTTTAAGGATATACATTTACTTCAGAAGTGTAATATAACATGTATGCTAGATAAATATAACGGATAAATATAACCTCTAGTTCTCGGGAtgacagttttttttttttttttttttttaaagagaatTTGGGAATANtttttttttttttttttttttttttttaaagagaatTTGGGAATATTGTTGATTAttccaaaaagaataataattgtaATGAATAAATTGAAGTGGAAATGGTCTGGTTGGCAGTTCATGTTGTTTGGgttggaagaaaatatatttagattaccaaaaaaaaaaaaagtcaaggAATTGCGTTGGCTCCACATGGTTAATATATGTCGACAACGTGTGGGGCAGTGGGAATGGTAACGCGGTGTGCAGATGGGCTCGGTCGCCTGGCAATTTTGAATTATCTAATTTCAAGGAGACTTGTTTTCCACATGGTATGCTATGGTCAttaaatttcttattattataaaacaaaatcacaagaaatgttttgatCTTATGTTgggttttgagttttatgGCCNaagtgaactttacgatcattaatctaaatccaataaactaagaacagtctggctatagtatgattacttgaactatatgtagagatataagagtggatcaagtttaagtatatagtcaaaattatCTATAGTATAGGGATAAGGTTGAGTAcgttattctggggacactatgcatacggcccacttttgtatatgatataaaaaatgtgatcactaaattgtacatgtggagacatgtgagtgggggcatCTTATACAATGATATTGCATAAAATCGgatcatgaagaaaaccactctcactttataatgtcgtttactgttgagactgattttttcattcgatgacctaggtaactcgatcttaatcctgagctaactatgaacttctatttattcggaattatccttaaatttgcatgggtgagagtggcttgagttcgccgactcaataagcctcccatttcaggtaTAAGACTAGGTGAATAGCTGGAGACATATGGtgtaagatggaattcactcctacccgcttttagggatagtagagaggttgttcccttaagtattgactccaagtcttgaacaaagccccaccctctcattagCTCGAGAGGGATTCagtttggtggttggaccacaaaccaattgttcattagaggatctgtgagacttaaggaacaagaagtaactttaggggtcaaatggtaaattgacccagctctagttacgaacaacttgggaaggatcgacttactaatcatggttatatcaaatggacagaaatatatctatagtgaggggagtgcaactactaggctagtggagtgtcctagtagttaacgaatgttggttaaaaaggttaatgagtttagccggttgATCTCGGATCGTTagagcccatgatctgtaggtccattaggtccctctactagttcatatcggactaaactttagaacagtgtgacgagtgagttcaaagttttcaaattcaaattaaagaatacacgctaa contains:
- the LOC111784423 gene encoding probable serine/threonine-protein kinase WNK11, which codes for MMPSVMKDSSEKDSEAFVEVNPTGRYGRYGELLGSGAVKKVYRGFDQEEGIEVAWNQVKLRSFSNDPSMIDRLYSEVTLLRTLKNNNIIALYDVWLDKAHGTLNFITEVCTSGNLREYRKKHRQVSLKALKKWSKQILKGLHYLHTREPCVIHRDLNCSNLFVNGNVGQVKIGDLGLAATVRKNHSAHSVLGTPEFMAPELYEEHYTELVDIYSFGMCLLELVTLEIPYSECDNVAKIYKKVSSGIKPLALAKVKNHEVKAFIDKCLAQSQARPSAADLLLDPFFREINDEHHDD